TCCAGTTCCTCCGCACCCGACATGAACTCGCCCCGCTGCACGAGCAGTTGCCCGCGCTCGTACCGGAGCCGGGCCGGATGGGCGGGGACCAGCAGCGCCAGCTCCACGGCCCCCAGGGCGACATCCGACCGTTCGGGCCGGGCGGCGGCCCAGGCGCGGATGTTGTTCAGGATCCGCTGGACGACCTCCAGCGGCGCCGCCGGCTCCAGCATCGAGGCGTCCAGCGGCGCCCCCGTGGCCCCCACCACGAGCATCTCCGTATCGGACCCGGTCAGCACCCGCCCCCCGGCGAACGGATCGGCCAGCACCTGCTCCTCGGCCGCGCCGAACCCCACCACGAAGTGCCCCGGCAGCGCGACCCCGTACACCGGAGCCCCCGCCCGCCGTGCGACCTCCAGCCACACCACCGACAGCAGGATCGGCAGCCCGCGCCGCCGCGGCAGCACCTCGTGCAGCAGGGAGGACTCCAGCCGCTGATAGTCGCCGGACGTGCCGTGGAAGTCGTAGCGCCCCCCGAGCAGCCGTCGTACGGCCTCCGCCCATGCACGCGGCCCGCCGGGCCGGTACGGCAGCTCGCCCGCGAGCCGGTCCAGCTCCAGCTGCGCGGCGTCCATTCCGCCCTCGTCCAGCGCGCCGTCCGCCACGGCCCCGATCAGCAGGCACAGCGCCGACAGATCCGGCCGCTCGGACCGGGCCTCCTCGGCGAACCTCCGGCACAGCTCGGCCGACCGCTCCGGCGGGGGCGGATACGGCGGCGGCAGATACGGGTGACGCATGCGAGGCTCATGCCCTTCCACGACAGTTCTACGACCCGGCCGCGCCCGGATCGTCCGGCTCCCGGTAGTGGTGGTAGCTGTGGTGCGGGGCGAAGCCCAGACGGGCGTACAGGCCGCGGGCGCCCTCGTTGTCCGTCTCGACCTGCAGCCAGGCCGCCGACGCGCCCTCGTCCAGCGCCCGGCGGGCCAGCGCGGCCACCACCTCCGTGGCGAGGCCCTGCCGGCGCCGTCCGGGATCCACCTCGACCGCCGCGAACCCGGCCCACCGGCCGTCCACGACGCACCGCCCGATCGCCGCCGGAGGCTCACCCTCCGCCCCCGGTATGGTCGCGAACCACACCGACGGGCCGCCCCCCAGCACCCGCAGGGCCACCTCGCTCACTCCCTTGCGCTGGTACCGGGCGAGCCAGGCCTCGTCCGCCTGCCGGGACAGCACCACACCCGTGCCCTCGGCCTGGTCCGCGACCGGCGCCAGGGCACCGGTCCACACCTCGGCGGTCACCTCCCGCACCCAGCCGCGCCGCTCCAGCTCCGCACACAGCAGCTCCTGCGTGCCCTCGGCTCCGGTGGCTGTCTGGACGTAGGCGGGCAGGCCACGCTCGCCGTACCAGCGTCGTACGGCCGCAAGGGCCGCGTCGAGGGGGAGACCGGGGTCGCCGAGCGGCAGCACACTGTTGGCCCGCCGGGTGAAGCCACCGGCAGCGAGAAGTTCCCACTCTCCGAGCCGCTCGGTCTCCAGCGGTGGCCAGCCCCTCGAGGTGACCCGCGCCAGTTCGTCGTACGAGGCGGCGGGCCCGCGGCGGCGTGCCGGAGCGGCCGGTACCACCTTGCCCGCGACCAGGGCAGACTCGGCGATCCGGACACTTCGCCCGTCCCGTCGTGTGATCATGAGCACGGCATCATCCCATGATGTGAGAACACCCACCGTGTCGGTGAACTTCTCCTGTCCCGTTCCAGGTTCGCTCAAGCGCCGCACGGAGACTCGTTTTCCCACGTCAGCCGGGGTGATCCGGACTTCCAGTCGTCCTGCCGCCGATATTTCCACTGGTCAGTTCACCCCTCCTGTGCGGATCATGCCCCGGAACGGAGATACTAGGGGCGGGCATCGACGACGCCGCGCTCCCGCGCGCCAGGCGGCGGAGCCTGAGGAGGCCCGCCAGCGCCCTATCGAGGAGGAACGACAGCGTGACCTACGTCATCGCGCAGCCTTGTGTCGACGTCAAGGACAAGGCGTGCATCGAGGAGTGCCCGGTCGACTGCATTTACGAGGGCTCCCGGTCCTTGTACATCCACCCGGACGAATGCGTCGACTGTGGTGCCTGTGAGCCGGTCTGCCCGGTCGAGGCGATCTTCTACGAGGACGACACTCCGGAGGAGTGGAAGGACTACTACAAGGCGAACGTCGAGTTCTTCGACGAGCTGGGCTCTCCCGGTGGCGCCAGCAAGCTGGGGCTGATCGAGCGCGACC
The genomic region above belongs to Streptomyces sp. CG1 and contains:
- a CDS encoding GNAT family N-acetyltransferase; this translates as MEISAAGRLEVRITPADVGKRVSVRRLSEPGTGQEKFTDTVGVLTSWDDAVLMITRRDGRSVRIAESALVAGKVVPAAPARRRGPAASYDELARVTSRGWPPLETERLGEWELLAAGGFTRRANSVLPLGDPGLPLDAALAAVRRWYGERGLPAYVQTATGAEGTQELLCAELERRGWVREVTAEVWTGALAPVADQAEGTGVVLSRQADEAWLARYQRKGVSEVALRVLGGGPSVWFATIPGAEGEPPAAIGRCVVDGRWAGFAAVEVDPGRRRQGLATEVVAALARRALDEGASAAWLQVETDNEGARGLYARLGFAPHHSYHHYREPDDPGAAGS
- a CDS encoding tetratricopeptide repeat protein, which produces MRHPYLPPPYPPPPERSAELCRRFAEEARSERPDLSALCLLIGAVADGALDEGGMDAAQLELDRLAGELPYRPGGPRAWAEAVRRLLGGRYDFHGTSGDYQRLESSLLHEVLPRRRGLPILLSVVWLEVARRAGAPVYGVALPGHFVVGFGAAEEQVLADPFAGGRVLTGSDTEMLVVGATGAPLDASMLEPAAPLEVVQRILNNIRAWAAARPERSDVALGAVELALLVPAHPARLRYERGQLLVQRGEFMSGAEELDAYADLIEVVDESAARKVREQAHTARAMLN
- the fdxA gene encoding ferredoxin — encoded protein: MTYVIAQPCVDVKDKACIEECPVDCIYEGSRSLYIHPDECVDCGACEPVCPVEAIFYEDDTPEEWKDYYKANVEFFDELGSPGGASKLGLIERDHPFIAALPPQGE